From one Malus sylvestris chromosome 1, drMalSylv7.2, whole genome shotgun sequence genomic stretch:
- the LOC126631527 gene encoding receptor-like protein EIX2 yields the protein MSNYSTCLVDLYLSFNHLTGSIPNVFGNMSSLAHVDLYDNQLEGAEPHSFSTLCSLQSLDLSGNNLSGQFSRFVQILPTCAQNSLESLRLYGNQLAGPLPDFTNFLSLKELYIPYNQLSGRIPESIGQMSKLELIDLGMNALEGLISESHFSELSKLSYLDLSSNSLVLNFQSNWTPPFQLDYISLGSCKMGPYFPKWLQTQNEYSSLNISNAGIVDILPSWFWGTTRNARSISLSHNQIGEMFTNLTMDFANYPEVHLSSNQIEGSISFLCASAATHLSFLNLSYNYLSGELPKCLTHLGNLVMLDLSSNALSGKIPSTIGSLFGIETLKLRSNEFVGELPLSLKNCTSLVVLDLADNQLSGSIPKWLGASFQNLVILMLSSNHFNGSLPLQLCDLIYIQILDVSVNNISGGIPNCLKKLTTLAQKGNSSLTVGHSYAIYTDQHLGQELIYEDDEIFIWKGSMQVYRNTLGLVRSIDFSSNRLTGEIPREISHLVGLVSLNLSRNQLTGQITPDIGKLESLDSLDLSRNHIDGRIPTSLARISRLGVLDLSHNNLIGKIPTGTQLQSFDPSFYDGNPQLCGPPLKKPCDIEETGPDQVRNEEDKDGQLIRYGFYISMGLGFFVGFWGVCGSLIFIREWRYTYFKFLNSLNDWLYVRVVLIKRKLTDA from the exons ATGTCCAACTACAGTACCTGCCTTGTTGATCTTTATCTCTCTTTCAACCATTTGACCGGTTCGATTCCTAATGTTTTCGGAAACATGAGCTCTCTTGCACATGTTGATCTCTATGACAACCAACTTGAAGGAGCAGAACCCCATTCTTTCTCTACGTTATGTAGTTTGCAATCATTGGATCTTTCCGGCAACAATTTGAGTGGACAGTTTTCCAGATTTGTTCAAATATTGCCTACATGTGCTCAAAACTCCTTGGAGAGTTTGCGGCTCTATGGAAATCAACTTGCAGGGCCATTACCTGATTTTACCAACTTTTTATCGTTGAAAGAACTATATATTCCTTACAATCAATTAAGTGGAAGAATACCTGAAAGTATCGGACAAATGTCAAAGCTCGAGTTGATTGACCTTGGTATGAATGCTTTGGAAGGGCTGATTTCAGAATCCCATTTCTCTGAACTCTCCAAATTATCATATTTAGATTTGTCCTCCAACTCACTAGTTTTAAACTTCCAGTCTAATTGGACTCCTCCTTTTCAACTGGACTATATAAGTTTGGGGTCTTGCAAGATGGGTCCGTATTTTCCGAAATGGCTTCAAACTCAGAACGAGTATTCATCCCTCAATATTTCTAATGCTGGAATTGTGGATATCCTTCCAAGCTGGTTTTGGGGTACGACTCGTAATGCGAGATCTATCAGTCTTTCCCATAATCAAATTGGAGaaatgtttacaaatttgacaATGGATTTTGCAAATTACCCTGAAGTGCATTTGAGTTCGAACCAAATTGAAG GGTCGATTTCTTTCTTGTGTGCCAGTGCAGCTACGCATTTAAGTTTTCTTAATCTCTCATACAACTATCTCTCTGGAGAACTTCCAAAATGCTTGACACATTTGGGCAATCTCGTCATGCTTGATTTGAGTTCCAATGCTCTTTCGGGAAAAATTCCTTCAACGATAGGCTCCTTGTTTGGGATCGAAACATTGAAATTAAGAAGCAATGAGTTTGTGGGAGAGTTGCCTTTATCCTTGAAGAATTGCACAAGTTTAGTGGTTCTTGATCTTGCAGATAACCAGTTGTCGGGATCAATACCTAAATGGTTGGGGGCTAGCTTTCAAAATTTGGTTATCCTAATGCTTTCCTCTAACCACTTCAATGGAAGCTTGCCCTTGCAACTATGCGATCTAATATACATTCAAATTTTGGATGTCTCTGTGAACAACATCTCTGGAGGTATACCGAATTGCCTAAAAAAGTTGACTActctggctcagaaaggaaatTCAAGTCTAACCGTCGGACATTCTTACGCGATATATACTGATCAACATTTAGGCCAGGAATTGATTTATGAGGATGATGAAATCTTCATATGGAAGGGAAGCATGCAGGTTTACAGGAATACTTTGGGGCTTGTAAGAAGTATTGATTTCTCAAGCAATAGATTGACCGGGGAGATTCCGAGGGAAATCAGTCATCTTGTTGGGTTGGTTTCTTTAAACCTTTCTAGAAACCAACTTACAGGTCAAATCACTCCAGACATTGGAAAATTGGAGTCCTTGGATTCACTTGATTTGTCAAGAAATCATATAGACGGAAGAATTCCAACAAGCCTCGCTCGGATAAGTCGTCTTGGTGTCTTGGACTTGTCACACAACAACTTGATTGGAAAGATTCCAACCGGCACCCAGCTCCAAAGTTTTGATCCCTCTTTTTATGATGGAAATCCACAGCTCTGTGGACCTCCACTTAAAAAGCCGTGTGATATCGAAGAAACGGGTCCAGATCAAGTTAGGAACGAAGAAGACAAGGATGGTCAGCTTATACGCTACGGATTTTACATCAGCATGGGGCTCGGGTTTTTTGTTGGATTTTGGGGAGTTTGTGGAAGTCTGATATTCATCAGGGAATGGAGGTACACATACTTCAAGTTCTTGAATTCGCTGAATGATTGGCTTTATGTGAGGGTAGTGTTGATCAAGCGGAAATTAACGGATGCTTAA